The proteins below are encoded in one region of Gemmatimonadaceae bacterium:
- a CDS encoding energy transducer TonB: MMRWAVLSLLSVTMACKRDQHRPSPSTQRPAPDELPALVASGLPFKYPAALYARKVQGNVTLKLFIDRDGRVSADSTRVEEPSGFPALDSAALRGASELRFVPAKLHGEAVPVTVLFPVFFRHPEARPLPGDTILNQ; this comes from the coding sequence ATGATGCGATGGGCCGTTCTCTCCCTGCTGAGCGTGACGATGGCATGCAAGCGCGACCAACATCGCCCATCGCCCAGCACGCAACGCCCAGCGCCCGACGAGCTTCCCGCCCTCGTTGCGTCCGGGCTGCCGTTCAAGTATCCGGCGGCGCTCTACGCGCGAAAGGTGCAGGGCAATGTGACGCTCAAGCTGTTCATCGATCGCGACGGTCGTGTGTCCGCCGACTCGACGCGCGTCGAGGAGCCGAGTGGATTTCCGGCGCTCGACAGCGCGGCGTTGCGCGGAGCGAGCGAGTTGCGATTCGTGCCGGCCAAGCTGCACGGAGAGGCGGTGCCGGTCACGGTGCTCTTTCCGGTGTTTTTCCGCCATCCCGAGGCGCGGCCATTGCCGGGCGACACGATCCTAAACCAATGA
- the mutS gene encoding DNA mismatch repair protein MutS — protein sequence MTSPTPLMQQYREIKGRHQNAILFFRMGEFYEMFYEDAETASRVLGLTLTSRNNGGASDVPLAGVPVKAAGDYVRRLVQQGFRVAICEQVEDPKVAKGVVRREVIETVTPGAAFSDDLLDGARNNFVVALKSAIGDFVGVAAADISTGELRLILARAIDMDALMARLSPREILVSTDSRLPIPDYRQDALVTERDAWEFDEPLAREDLTRQYGVLSLDGLGLAADDTLVVGAAGALLRYLRELQPSGVPQLARPIVERPGGVMPLDEMTRRNLELVESLRGGGTEGTLLSVLDRTATPMGARLLRQWILAPLTERTSIESRLDAVSTFAGTVIACQALRDAIDDVRDIERLGAKAAAGRSTPRELRALGDSLCALPAVADTLHRVAASGRLADILERWDDAAELASRICSTLVERPPIAIGEDAVIARGFDADLDALCDLRDGGKDAIARIQADERTRTGIASLKVGFNKVFGYYIEVTNSNLHLVPPDFQRRQTITSGERFVTPALKEYEERVLTAAERIESRERELFDAVRSAAGKEIARLQQIARAIAELDVLSTLADVAAREGYVRPVISDEFALEITAGRHPVVERMMPRDKFIPNDLSLTDDARMIILTGPNMAGKSTVLRQIGLIVLMAQIGSFVPASAATIGVCDRIFTRVGASDNLVRGQSTFMVEMSETSAILHTATKRSLVLLDEIGRGTATYDGVSIAWAVTEHLHDGVGCKTVFATHYHELTQLSDELVSLRNYNVAVREVGDQILFLHRLQAGGADRSYGIEVGRLAGLPRGVIERAREILAVLEGEHLVGKRETGIRNRANPPAPSDQLGLFAAPHPVVERLASLDVNMITPIDALTILARLADEAKRSR from the coding sequence ATGACGTCGCCGACGCCGCTCATGCAGCAGTATCGCGAGATCAAGGGCCGCCACCAAAACGCGATCCTGTTTTTCCGCATGGGCGAGTTTTATGAGATGTTTTATGAGGATGCTGAAACAGCCTCCCGCGTCCTCGGTCTCACGCTGACGTCGCGGAACAACGGCGGCGCATCCGACGTGCCGCTCGCGGGCGTGCCGGTGAAGGCAGCGGGCGACTACGTCCGCCGGCTCGTGCAGCAAGGCTTTCGTGTCGCCATCTGCGAGCAGGTCGAAGATCCGAAAGTCGCGAAAGGCGTGGTGAGACGAGAAGTCATCGAGACGGTGACCCCGGGCGCGGCGTTCTCGGATGATTTGCTGGATGGGGCGCGGAACAACTTCGTGGTGGCGTTGAAGTCGGCGATCGGTGATTTCGTCGGCGTTGCCGCAGCCGACATCTCGACGGGCGAGCTGCGGTTGATCCTCGCTCGCGCGATCGACATGGATGCACTGATGGCGCGCCTCTCGCCGCGCGAAATCCTCGTCTCAACCGACTCGCGACTCCCGATTCCCGATTACCGGCAAGACGCTCTCGTCACGGAACGAGACGCGTGGGAATTCGACGAACCTCTCGCGCGCGAAGATCTCACGCGCCAATACGGCGTGCTGTCGCTCGACGGACTCGGTCTCGCCGCGGACGACACGCTCGTCGTGGGGGCGGCAGGTGCGTTGCTGCGCTACCTGCGCGAGCTGCAGCCGAGCGGGGTGCCGCAACTCGCGCGCCCGATCGTCGAGCGGCCTGGCGGCGTGATGCCGCTCGATGAAATGACACGGCGCAATCTCGAGCTGGTGGAATCCCTGCGCGGCGGCGGAACGGAAGGAACGCTCCTGTCGGTGCTCGATCGCACCGCGACGCCGATGGGAGCGCGTTTGCTGCGGCAATGGATTCTCGCGCCGCTCACCGAGCGTACCTCGATCGAGTCGCGTCTGGATGCCGTCTCGACGTTCGCCGGCACCGTCATCGCGTGCCAGGCGCTGCGCGACGCCATCGACGACGTGCGCGACATCGAGCGACTTGGCGCGAAGGCGGCCGCCGGACGCAGCACGCCGCGCGAGCTCCGCGCGCTGGGCGACTCGCTGTGTGCGTTACCCGCGGTGGCCGATACGCTGCATCGCGTCGCGGCAAGCGGACGTCTCGCCGACATTCTCGAGCGATGGGACGATGCGGCAGAATTGGCGTCGCGTATTTGTTCGACGCTCGTCGAGCGCCCGCCGATCGCGATTGGCGAGGATGCAGTGATCGCCCGCGGCTTCGACGCCGACCTCGACGCATTGTGCGACTTGCGCGACGGCGGGAAGGATGCGATCGCACGCATTCAGGCCGATGAGCGCACACGCACCGGTATCGCATCGCTCAAAGTCGGCTTCAACAAAGTGTTCGGCTACTACATCGAAGTCACGAACTCGAACCTGCATCTCGTGCCGCCGGACTTTCAGCGGCGGCAGACGATCACGTCAGGCGAGCGATTCGTGACGCCGGCGCTCAAGGAGTACGAGGAGCGCGTGCTGACCGCGGCGGAGCGGATCGAATCGCGCGAGCGCGAGCTCTTCGACGCCGTGCGATCCGCGGCGGGGAAGGAGATTGCTCGGCTCCAGCAGATCGCGCGCGCGATCGCCGAGCTCGACGTGTTGAGCACGTTGGCGGATGTGGCGGCGCGTGAAGGCTACGTGCGCCCGGTGATCAGCGATGAATTTGCGCTCGAGATCACGGCGGGGCGGCATCCCGTGGTCGAGCGCATGATGCCGCGCGACAAGTTCATCCCGAATGATCTTTCGCTCACCGACGACGCGCGGATGATCATCCTCACCGGCCCGAACATGGCCGGCAAGTCCACCGTGCTGCGACAGATCGGATTGATCGTGCTGATGGCGCAGATCGGCAGCTTCGTGCCGGCGAGCGCGGCCACGATCGGCGTGTGCGACCGCATCTTCACGCGCGTCGGCGCGAGCGACAATCTCGTACGCGGCCAATCGACGTTCATGGTCGAGATGAGCGAGACGAGCGCGATCCTGCACACGGCGACGAAGCGCAGTCTAGTGTTGCTCGACGAGATCGGCCGCGGCACGGCGACGTACGACGGTGTGTCGATCGCCTGGGCGGTGACGGAACACCTGCACGACGGCGTCGGCTGCAAAACCGTGTTCGCGACGCACTATCATGAGCTTACCCAACTCTCCGACGAATTAGTATCACTTCGTAACTATAACGTCGCGGTTCGCGAAGTCGGAGATCAGATTCTGTTTCTGCATCGATTGCAGGCGGGCGGGGCCGACCGATCGTACGGAATCGAGGTGGGCCGCCTTGCCGGACTCCCGCGCGGCGTCATCGAGCGGGCGCGAGAGATTCTGGCGGTGCTGGAGGGCGAGCATCTGGTGGGGAAACGCGAAACGGGCATTCGGAACCGCGCAAACCCGCCGGCGCCCTCGGACCAACTCGGCCTGTTCGCGGCACCGCATCCTGTTGTCGAACGGCTGGCATCGCTCGACGTCAATATGATCACGCCAATCGACGCGCTGACGATTCTCGCGCGCCTGGCGGACGAGGCGAAGCGTTCGCGCTGA